Proteins co-encoded in one Candidatus Eisenbacteria bacterium genomic window:
- a CDS encoding ATP-grasp domain-containing protein, with translation MAVRDRRPKVLVLGQEDRAFLAVVRSLGRRGIDVHVGWCPADAVALRSRYVARVHDLPAYTQGDDAWKVALVDLFRREAFDLVIPTNDTTIMPLQAHRAELEPRARIYLISDEAYAICFDKGRTHDFAQEHGVPVPRQMRLALPASPGTIPAESWYPLVLKPLASFTLDDLERKRFVRRVMRPGDLARQLQHFAGAREVLVQEYFPGTGVGVEVLAHEGEVLLAFQHLRVHERPSGGADSYRVSLPLRADMRDAAARMVRALRYTGVIMFEFRMNLDTGAWLLLEINGRFWASLPLCLHAGADFPWYLYRLLVHGERDVPQEYRIGVYCRNWQRDVLWARENLRATGDDRVSLGTLAGGLAHALTGRESSDTFVLDDPAPGVEDLRRMAVRVGRRIWRSGHTAVWSLPPVRRLLAGRARAALRTARQLLFVCKGNVCRSPFAEGYARAVLNHGVAVRSAGLAPKPSRGCPELGIEAARALGVDLREHRSATLTEAMVREADAIFVFDYDGVRRLGDRYPFARPKVFPVGLLMTDGPVEIRDPFGGIADDFSRTYGAIRRAIDTVATPEPARGDLSARAV, from the coding sequence ATGGCGGTCCGCGACAGACGACCCAAGGTCCTCGTCCTCGGGCAGGAGGATCGCGCCTTCCTCGCCGTCGTCCGTTCGCTCGGACGGCGCGGCATCGACGTGCACGTGGGCTGGTGCCCGGCCGACGCCGTCGCGCTGCGATCGCGCTACGTCGCACGCGTCCACGACCTGCCGGCGTACACCCAGGGCGACGACGCGTGGAAGGTGGCGCTCGTCGATCTCTTCCGGCGCGAAGCGTTCGACCTCGTCATCCCGACCAACGACACCACCATCATGCCGCTGCAGGCGCATCGCGCGGAGCTCGAGCCGCGTGCGCGCATCTACCTCATTTCGGACGAGGCCTACGCGATCTGCTTCGACAAGGGGCGCACGCACGATTTCGCTCAGGAGCACGGGGTGCCCGTCCCACGCCAGATGCGGCTCGCGCTGCCGGCGAGCCCCGGCACGATCCCGGCAGAGTCCTGGTATCCGCTGGTGTTGAAGCCGCTCGCGTCGTTCACTCTCGACGACCTCGAGCGCAAGCGGTTCGTCCGCCGCGTGATGCGACCCGGCGACCTCGCGCGCCAGCTCCAGCACTTCGCGGGCGCGCGCGAGGTGCTCGTGCAGGAATACTTCCCCGGGACCGGGGTCGGCGTCGAGGTGCTCGCGCACGAGGGCGAGGTGCTGCTCGCCTTCCAGCATCTGCGCGTGCACGAGCGCCCGAGCGGGGGCGCCGATTCGTATCGCGTGAGCCTGCCGTTGCGCGCGGACATGCGCGACGCGGCGGCGCGCATGGTGCGGGCGCTGCGCTACACCGGCGTCATCATGTTCGAGTTCCGGATGAACCTCGATACGGGCGCGTGGCTGCTGCTCGAGATCAACGGGCGCTTCTGGGCGTCGCTCCCGCTCTGCCTGCACGCCGGCGCGGACTTTCCGTGGTACCTCTATCGCCTGCTGGTCCATGGGGAGCGCGACGTCCCGCAGGAGTACCGGATCGGCGTGTACTGTCGGAACTGGCAGCGCGACGTCCTCTGGGCGCGGGAGAACCTGCGTGCGACCGGCGACGATCGCGTTTCGCTCGGGACGCTCGCGGGCGGGCTCGCGCACGCGCTCACCGGGCGCGAATCGAGCGACACGTTCGTGCTCGACGATCCGGCCCCGGGCGTCGAGGATCTGCGGCGGATGGCCGTGCGGGTCGGGCGCCGCATCTGGCGCAGCGGGCACACCGCCGTGTGGAGCCTGCCGCCGGTGCGCCGGCTGCTGGCGGGGAGGGCGCGCGCGGCGCTCCGCACCGCGCGCCAGCTCCTGTTCGTGTGCAAGGGCAACGTATGCCGGAGCCCGTTCGCGGAGGGCTACGCGCGCGCCGTCCTGAACCACGGCGTGGCGGTGCGCTCGGCCGGCCTCGCGCCGAAGCCGAGCCGCGGCTGCCCGGAGCTCGGCATCGAAGCGGCGCGCGCCCTCGGCGTCGATCTGCGCGAGCACCGCTCGGCGACGCTCACCGAGGCGATGGTGCGCGAAGCGGACGCGATCTTCGTGTTCGACTACGACGGCGTGCGGCGGCTCGGCGATCGCTATCCCTTCGCCCGCCCCAAGGTGTTCCCGGTCGGTCTTCTGATGACCGACGGGCCGGTCGAGATCCGCGATCCGTTCGGCGGCATCGCGGACGACTTCTCACGCACGTACGGGGCCATCCGGCGCGCGATCGACACGGTCGCGACGCCCGAGCCCGCGCGCGGCGACCTCTCGGCGCGCGCGGTTTGA
- a CDS encoding SUMF1/EgtB/PvdO family nonheme iron enzyme, with amino-acid sequence MVYIPAGTFLMGSATDDPAVYDWERSHEQPQHEVYVDAYYLDAHEVTNLDFERKYPNKIRNLVSSPCDDCPVTNVPWLAAQAYCAAQGKRLPTEAEWEKAAKGGLPKWTPEPFGDYVWFAGNTIKQAQPVGTKKPNPYGLYDMLGNVREWTADWYGPEYYQQREGKNPKGPPDGQRRVERGGAFFLPDRGVTTTIRYNHPPHFELYFLGFRCAQDP; translated from the coding sequence ATGGTCTATATCCCCGCGGGAACGTTCCTGATGGGAAGCGCGACCGACGATCCCGCGGTGTATGATTGGGAGCGTTCGCACGAACAGCCCCAGCACGAGGTCTACGTCGACGCGTACTACCTCGACGCGCACGAGGTGACGAACCTCGACTTCGAACGGAAATATCCCAACAAGATCCGCAATCTCGTGTCGTCCCCGTGCGACGACTGTCCGGTTACCAACGTGCCCTGGTTGGCAGCTCAGGCGTACTGCGCCGCACAGGGAAAGCGTCTGCCGACCGAGGCCGAATGGGAGAAGGCCGCCAAGGGCGGGCTACCCAAGTGGACGCCCGAGCCGTTCGGCGACTACGTCTGGTTCGCGGGCAACACCATCAAGCAGGCGCAGCCGGTCGGGACGAAGAAGCCGAACCCGTACGGTCTCTACGACATGCTGGGCAACGTCCGCGAGTGGACGGCGGACTGGTACGGGCCCGAGTACTACCAACAGCGGGAGGGCAAGAATCCCAAAGGCCCGCCCGACGGCCAGCGTCGCGTGGAGCGAGGCGGCGCCTTCTTTCTGCCCGACCGCGGCGTGACCACGACGATCCGCTACAATCATCCGCCGCACTTCGAGCTCTACTTCCTCGGCTTCCGCTGCGCGCAGGATCCATAG
- a CDS encoding NAD(P)/FAD-dependent oxidoreductase, with product MAGSAPESTAPGFDPDALRAKYREERDKRLRPDGNDQYVEVTGAFAHFVDDPYVEPGFTRAPLSDDVEALVIGGGFGGLLAAARLHEAGIANVRIVEKGGDFGGTWYWNRYPGAQCDVEAYIYLPLLEELAYVPTEKYAHAPEILAHSRAIGRKYDLYRGALFQTEVTEMRWDEGAARWIVSTNRGDRLRARYVVMANGPLNRPKLPGIPGIESFRGHAFHTSRWDYAYTGGDSSGNLAGLRGKRVGIIGTGATAVQCVPHLGAAAGHLYVFQRTPSSIDVRANRPTDPEWAKSLEPGWHQRRMDNFNILVTGGFQEEDLVSDGWTDIIRKLLVMVQTDEGGAVSRDGIAKTMELADFQKMEQIRARVDGVVRDPRTAAALKPYYRQFCKRPCFHDEYLATFNRPNVTLVDTQGKGVERVTPAGVVAGGVEYALDCLVYATGFEVGTDYSRRAGYPIVGRGGTTLTEKWAGGVATLHGMFTRGFPNCFIMGPQQTGFTVNFPHMLNEQSKHIAYVVGCAAGRGVRTIEVSEEAEAEWVATIIRLAVLAQQFLEDCTPGYYNNEGKPGARRGQDGFYGGGSVEFFRLLQEWRAAGDLAGLELRA from the coding sequence ATGGCCGGATCAGCCCCTGAATCCACTGCGCCCGGGTTCGATCCGGACGCGCTGCGCGCGAAGTATCGCGAGGAGCGCGACAAGCGCCTTCGCCCCGACGGCAACGACCAGTACGTCGAGGTGACGGGCGCGTTCGCCCACTTCGTGGACGACCCCTACGTGGAGCCGGGGTTCACGCGCGCGCCGCTGTCGGACGACGTCGAGGCGCTGGTGATCGGCGGCGGCTTCGGCGGGCTGCTGGCCGCCGCGCGCCTGCACGAGGCCGGCATCGCAAACGTCCGCATCGTCGAGAAGGGCGGCGACTTCGGCGGCACCTGGTACTGGAACCGCTACCCCGGCGCGCAGTGCGACGTCGAGGCGTACATCTACCTGCCGCTGCTCGAGGAGCTGGCCTACGTCCCGACCGAGAAGTACGCCCACGCCCCCGAGATCCTCGCCCACAGCCGGGCGATCGGCCGCAAGTACGATCTCTACCGCGGCGCCCTGTTCCAGACCGAAGTCACCGAGATGCGCTGGGACGAGGGCGCGGCGCGCTGGATCGTCTCGACCAACCGCGGCGATCGCCTCCGGGCCCGCTACGTGGTGATGGCGAACGGGCCGCTCAACCGCCCGAAGCTGCCCGGCATCCCCGGCATCGAGTCGTTCCGGGGACACGCCTTCCACACCAGCCGCTGGGACTATGCGTACACGGGCGGCGATTCGAGCGGCAACCTCGCCGGGCTGCGCGGCAAGCGGGTCGGCATCATCGGTACCGGCGCGACGGCGGTGCAGTGCGTGCCGCACCTCGGCGCCGCCGCCGGGCATCTCTACGTCTTCCAGCGCACGCCCTCGTCCATCGACGTGCGCGCGAACCGGCCCACCGACCCCGAGTGGGCGAAGAGTCTCGAGCCGGGATGGCACCAGCGGCGGATGGACAACTTCAACATCCTGGTGACGGGCGGCTTCCAGGAGGAAGACCTCGTCAGCGACGGCTGGACGGACATCATCCGGAAGCTCCTCGTGATGGTGCAGACCGACGAGGGCGGCGCCGTCTCGCGGGACGGCATCGCCAAGACGATGGAGCTGGCGGACTTCCAGAAGATGGAGCAGATCCGCGCCCGCGTCGACGGGGTCGTGCGCGACCCGCGTACGGCGGCCGCGCTCAAGCCCTACTACCGCCAGTTCTGCAAGCGCCCGTGCTTCCACGACGAGTACCTGGCCACCTTCAACCGGCCGAACGTCACCCTGGTCGACACCCAGGGCAAAGGCGTCGAGCGCGTCACGCCCGCGGGCGTCGTCGCCGGCGGCGTCGAGTACGCGCTCGACTGTCTCGTCTACGCCACCGGCTTCGAGGTGGGCACGGACTACTCGCGGCGCGCCGGGTACCCGATCGTCGGGCGCGGCGGCACGACGCTCACCGAGAAGTGGGCCGGCGGCGTCGCGACGCTGCACGGCATGTTCACCCGCGGCTTCCCGAACTGCTTCATCATGGGGCCGCAGCAGACCGGCTTCACGGTGAACTTTCCGCACATGCTGAACGAGCAGAGCAAGCACATCGCGTACGTCGTCGGGTGCGCCGCCGGGCGCGGCGTACGCACGATCGAGGTCTCCGAGGAGGCCGAGGCGGAGTGGGTGGCGACCATCATCCGCCTGGCGGTGCTGGCGCAGCAGTTCCTCGAGGACTGCACGCCGGGCTACTACAACAACGAGGGCAAGCCCGGCGCGCGCCGCGGTCAGGACGGCTTCTACGGCGGCGGGTCGGTCGAGTTCTTCCGCCTGCTGCAGGAGTGGCGCGCCGCCGGAGACCTCGCGGGCCTCGAGCTGCGAGCCTGA